The Ostrea edulis chromosome 1, xbOstEdul1.1, whole genome shotgun sequence genomic sequence GACAGGTGagaatttacaaattttctatttaaattttgacatttttagaaTATTGAAACAGGGACCTATAGGTCCCTGATAAAAACTAGAATTATTTGTGGTGCATATTAATTTTCAACGatattaattgatatacatCTGAGAATGGATTTTCCAAGTGATGCATGCTTAGAGGAAAAACTTTGAATTTTATTAGAACTTGCAACAATATTGTTAATAgtatagaatagaatagaatatgatttatttccaaattagggccctctcgggcatacagtaTATGTTCGTTTCAAAAAGGATATGCGGAACATTTTATCGCTTTTGAATAATTTATTGAGTTAACTTGAATTAATTATGTTTCAGTAATAATATCGGAGCGATTGCGTATATTTGaagtatttaaaactttttaaacgGTATCTTTCTAATTAGTATTTTATTTAGTATTTATTTTATACTGGAATTTTCCGGTACTCGCCAGCTGTTTCTATTTTGAGAATCAGCTGATCGCGCACATGTTAAACAGTCCACGGGGAAGTGGAATTTTCCTTGAATCAATAAATACTGATTTGCTACACGAGTTAATGGACTCTCTGCGTGACGTTTATAAGAGTGTTCTACCTTTATTTTGTCCAGATTCATACAAAGTGCACAGTTGTGCTCAGAAAAGATTCCACGACAAGAATGACTTCGAAGTGGAGCCGTCAGAAAAGCAGAGAATTACTATTACAGGCGACAAGCCCGTCAGGAAGTCCAACAAAGAGAACAGTTTGTGTAGAAATAATGTGACTATAAAGACGAAAGAAAGTTATAGTGATGACCTTAAAAAGCATGAAAAGAAAGCCCCGAAACACGAGAAAGTGAAGCATGAATTTCTAGATAAACTGTACGAGATAATGCTGAGAGATGGATTCATGAAGGCCCGCGACCGCAATGAAAGAGTCCTCGAATTTACGCATCCCGAGGACCTGAGGAAGAAAATAGACTTCGACCTAGGAAGTAAAACGTCTGACGAGAAAATTCTAAGTCTTTGCCAGGACGTCATCAAATACAGCGTGAAAGTTGGTAAGAAACGCAAACTCTCTCACAATTTTACGCGATTCCTTAAATTGCATCTTATTTATTTTTCCCCCCTAAAAACTTTTCATTAAACATAGGTTTTTTATTCGATAACTGAGCATTTGATTTTCCGTTTACAGCTCACCCCAGGTTCTTTAACCAGCTGTATGGTGGACTCGATGAGTATAGTTTGGGAGGATGCTGGCTGACGGAAACCCTGAATGCTAGCCTGTACACTTACGAGGTGTCGCCAGTATTCAGTCTCATGGAACGGGTCGTCATAGACAAAATGCTGGGGAAAATCGGGTTCGAGGACGGAGATGCAATGTTCTGTCCAGGCGGCTCCATATCTAACATGTATGCGCTCAACATTGCCAGATATTTTATGTATCCAGAGATCAAGAAGAAGGGCATTAGGGGCATCCCGGACATCTGTGCATTTACCTcagaaaaggtgaatataaaaaaaaaatagaaaaaaaaaaaataagatcaTGATTTAGCATTAAACCATATCCTACAGGAAATGGTTATTTTTGTATGTGCTGATGGTATATGTTTTATTTGCAGTGTCATTATTCCATAGCTAAGGGCGTGGCTTTCATGGGTATGGGACTTGACAACCTTATTTCCGTAAAGACCGACGCAAAGGGAAAAATGATCCCCGAAGATTTGGAAAAGAAAATCCTGGAGGCTAAAGAAAAGGGCAAGACTCCATATTTTGTGAACGCTACTGCCGGTACAACTGTGCTAGGTGCTTTTGATCCTATTGACGATATTGCTGACATTTGCAAGAAACATGGTCTGTGGATGCATGTTGATGGTGCTTGGGGAGGCGGGGCCCTTCTGTCCAAAACTTACCGATCTCTACTGAGGGGCGTGGAAAGGGCCGACTCGATGACGTGGAATCCTCACAAACTTATGGGCGTTCCACAACAATGTTCCCTCGTTTTCACGCGACATAAGGTAAATAAACATCTCATTCTTTCAAAGTTCTCCAGGGTAAAAATATCAACTCTCCTGtaataaatgttgaaaatgataGATATGATATGTTGGGATATTTTTGTTTCCTCAGGGTCTACTGGAGCAGTGCCATTCTGCCAATGCCGCCTACCTCTTCCAGCAGGACAAGTTCTATGACGTGTCCTACGATTCTGGCGACAAGTCCATCCAGTGTGGACGCAAGAACGATGTGTTAAAGCTCTGGATTATGTGGAAGAACAAGGGAGATGAAGGGTTTGAGAAGGATATTGATAACCAGTTTGAATGTGCCAAATACCTTGCTGAGCTTGTCAAACAACGAGAAGGTTTCGAGCTTATTTCCGAGGTAATATAATATCACAAGTTTTTGAGTATTGAAAAAATTTGGAATTGATATAAAGTTGTTGTAAATCATGTGTACAGTTGTAAAATTTTGCTCACGAAacctttttatttttacagCCCGAATGCACCAATGTCTGTTTCTACTATATACCAGAGAGACTCCGAGGTAAGGAGAGAACATCCGAATGGTGGAACGAAATCTCGAAAGTGGGGCCAAAGGTCAAGGAAGGAATGATGAAAGCCGGTTCTATGATGGTGGGCTATCAACCTGATGGCGACTTAGTGAACTTTTTCCGAATGATTATTTCCAATTTGGACATTGTGAAAAGTGACATGGAGTTCGTTGTCGACGAAATCGATCGATTAGGAAAAAATCTCTAAGAATCCATCTTACAACTGCCATTTGTACATTGTTTATGACAATCATTGCATTTAAATCGGGCTTTTGTTTGACAGAACATAATTGTTATTTCCcgatttcttttcatatttattcTATTAGCtgttttgtataaatatttttaatgtgcACATGATATATGAGAAGAATTGTTATTGTTATGACATGagaaaaaaagtacaaaaaaccctgtaaaaaaattcaaaataagaaTAAAACCTTTGAATCCTCAATTGTGTTACGTCATAATTGTAATATAAGTGTAGCTTGATTAGAGAAGCATTGGGTTGATGGTGAACATTGCTATCTGTGTCTCAACGATGTCTAGACTTTGCGAATAAGTAGTACGTGTATTTAAGCACTCACAAATTCATGAAGCTTTAGGAACTTTCTACATGGAAAACGTGCATGAGAGTTTTTATGTACACTTGTAGCAAATGTCAGTTCAATTCAATGGACCAGTCAATATTGGGATCTGTGCAAAATGCGATAGGACACATATATAGGGAGGGGGGGcttacatactgataggactccaacattttagctcacctgagctgtaAGCTCAAATGAGCTATTATGATCATcggttgtctgtcgtctgtctgtcagtaactttgtcacattttcatctcTTCTCCAGAAACACTAAGCCGATTTCAGTCAGATTTGGTACACATCATCCATGCATCCATGAGTGAAGTAAataaaagtttgttaaaaaaaaaaaaggccatGTACCcctcaaatgggagataatcacgaaaatgcaaaactagggtggtcatttaaaaatcttctcaaaaaccactgggccagaaaagtttaaacttacatgaaagcttcctgacattgtgcagattcaagtttgttcaaatcatggcccccgggggtagggtgagaccacaatagggaatcaaagttttacatgcaaatttatagggaaatctttaaaaaccttctcaagaaccgctgggccagaaaagttgaaacttatattgtacatgaaagctccctgatCATAtaaagcagattcaagtttgttcaaatcatgatccccgggatagggtggggccacaataggagatatatatatagggaaaatattcacaaatcttctcaagaatcactaggccagaaaagttgaaacttacatgaaagctttctgatatagaacagattcaattttgttcaaatcatggtccccgggatagggtggggccacaatagatcaaagttttgcatgcaaatatatagggaaaatctttaaaaatatacttctcaagaaccattgggccagaaaagttgaaatttacccAAACGTTTCCTGACATAGACTAGATCCacatttgtacaaatcatggtccccgggggtagggtgttGCCACAATgagggatcaaagtgttatatgctgatatatggCAATCTTTTCAAAAGCCTCTTGaacccatatttttttttcataaatatttttcaacttgtTTTTGTTCCCCCTTTAAAtcaatattatcaagataaacaGCACCAAATTCTATCTATTTTAAGTTGAATTATGCAATGAATAAAGTCAATTactattattttctatataattcaacGGAAAACGGTGTTACTACTATTAAAACAATGGTATGTTGAAAgcgtaattacatgtagttaaaaatgtgctgttgaatgaaaaacaattttcacagagtAGTATATACATTTTCAAGATACATCGGTCAAATTTTCAGGTGGGGTTTTCGAGTGAGAGAAAAAAGGTCTGTAAACCCGCGACGTACATTAAActagctagggctttcatattttttatatacatatttaacaAATCGATCTttcatgtgatgtcatattgTGTGATAaagacctattcaatatctcctgaactatttaggcagatctttcatatattttatgttcATGTATATTTGTTATGGTAAggcctttcatttgatatcatgatatttgaccctgtgaccttgaactcggagtttgacctacttttaagaaaacataacctattaaaTAATTATATTCGGAACTATTTTAAATGTAGCTTccaaattttgtatatacattttttatggcaagatcttgtactcaatggtgtttgatcttttgaccttggggtttggcctacttttaaaaaaacaatccctgacctattcaatatctcctaaactatttaaggtagtgctttcatattttgtatatagcttCGTtatgtcccgtggggatccgggtcagaatagATCTTCAgcaacccttgcttgtcgtaagaggtgattaaatggggcggtccttcggatgagaccgcaaaaaccgaggtaccgtgtcacagcaggtgtggcacaataaaaatCCCTCGCTGTtctaaggccgtaagcgccgagcgtaggcttaaattttgcaaccctttactctctctctctctctctctctctctctctctctctctctctctctctctctctctctctatatatatatatatatatatatatatatatatatgtgagtgaaaaattctcaagcgggatgttaaacaatatacaagcaatcaatcaatctttatggcaagaccttaccATTTTGTGAAGCTTGGCCTTGTTACCTTGACCTgtaagtttgacctacttttaataaaaatcttacctctttaatatctcctgaactatttaattaagatagagctttcatattttgtatttagacttcttatggcaaggtcttcatatcataccatgatcgatgaccttgtgaccttggtatTATCCAGAATAGCAAGATCatattagtcatattggtgttgaggcatctctgtgttatgtgaattcattgtcagttatattgtgatcttttggggctaggttggggtcacaacaTGGGGTCAAGATTTCTTATGagaataaaaattgataaaaaaaaaatctgttaaaaatcacaacagatgaacaatggcagggtcaaggtgactcaggtgagcgatgtggccgatgggcttcttgtttattttcaacACCGATAGGAcagcaatattttttattgtaaatgCATGGGAGACGGCCTACCTAGGCTATATGCCTGTGGCCCGATCCTATTGAGtctctcaataaaatatgtttaaataaatcaattggggggggggggggggggggggggctccgtgaccgagtggttagagcatcgcgctcaaaatcacacggcctctcacctctgtcggcacgggttcgaatcccgcttgcgccagtaagtgagaaagtttcccagtttactttcggaaggtcgatggtctcttcccaggtacattgtatctgggttctttcttccaccaataaaaactttgagccaccatataactgaaaaattgttgagtgtggcggaaaacatcaatcaatcaatgataaataaataaatcaatggaaaaaaatatataaagtatttcaaacttttaattcaaccTAAAACCTATCTATCTTATAAACAATAATACTGCATGAATTGTTTTTgctttgaacatattttattgatcaaaaCAAGCTATAACATTTTACTAATCCCTCTCATAATAGTATTACAATACGTCATGCATGCGATATGATAATTGATAGgtaaatgtacaataattaaatgaatatgAATCTACTAGTTTctctacggaagccgatagatgccagggtatagaatcaatatttatttaactggcggtcgccagttaatttatgtggcggccgtcagttaatttaactggcggccgccacttaatttatatggcggccgacgctcaaattaaatcatttatatggctgtcgccagttattcaactcctctctctttctctctcaaaatgaaaggggtgcaatccctccccaatgcttagtaatttgtatgtgatacatgtatatatacaattaagagcattaaatcattgtttttcgattgtactgttaaatacgtagaaccacggggctgaccctccatttttttgacaacgttcaatttctgttattttcacatgcaaactaagttattttcacatgtgaaataagattaattggcggattggcccccaccccactcttttggtggtagtaacgaatggtaaaaatgtaataatgaattaactgatcaattgaaggatgaatggagccccctccctccaatttaggagtacgaagtttggacaaaagagacattttaggttccttttctgcttgtcaaca encodes the following:
- the LOC125664109 gene encoding cysteine sulfinic acid decarboxylase-like yields the protein MASCMTDSYKVHSCAQKRFHDKNDFEVEPSEKQRITITGDKPVRKSNKENSLCRNNVTIKTKESYSDDLKKHEKKAPKHEKVKHEFLDKLYEIMLRDGFMKARDRNERVLEFTHPEDLRKKIDFDLGSKTSDEKILSLCQDVIKYSVKVAHPRFFNQLYGGLDEYSLGGCWLTETLNASLYTYEVSPVFSLMERVVIDKMLGKIGFEDGDAMFCPGGSISNMYALNIARYFMYPEIKKKGIRGIPDICAFTSEKCHYSIAKGVAFMGMGLDNLISVKTDAKGKMIPEDLEKKILEAKEKGKTPYFVNATAGTTVLGAFDPIDDIADICKKHGLWMHVDGAWGGGALLSKTYRSLLRGVERADSMTWNPHKLMGVPQQCSLVFTRHKGLLEQCHSANAAYLFQQDKFYDVSYDSGDKSIQCGRKNDVLKLWIMWKNKGDEGFEKDIDNQFECAKYLAELVKQREGFELISEPECTNVCFYYIPERLRGKERTSEWWNEISKVGPKVKEGMMKAGSMMVGYQPDGDLVNFFRMIISNLDIVKSDMEFVVDEIDRLGKNL